ctgataatcatggcttgtataactgttttacttaagttggttttgtaataatggtttgaactattttgtaatcactactgaacttgcctgtgttgtaaattttgtggttgtaatatctctggactcgccttcgtgcgaggtatgcttgttcgatccgagaatcggtggttgtatcgggacgttacccgacagaccaaaaattgttccgtttgaagtgcgtttaagctaatgttgcctttatggtgatggtttacgcacttgagccgggataatttaggcggttctgccacaatagccatcaggagggctgagagcaacgggtgaccaaggagaagggataggctcagtgtgacttataccccggttatacctcagagttaggccgatgaccccttggtgaatcccgtgatggcaaatcaggtctagctaaggtgggtaatggctatgtcaggatctacaccgacactacggtgctcgtgttgtggtacccgcttgtgggtaaagttgcacacctctgcagagtcaaaagctattcgaatagccgtgcccacagtATTGGGCGAGTtccggtgtggtcacataactagtattttttcgggttgggctagcgtgagttgttttggaattgtgtccggcagttgtgccgtgtgctatgacagacggggagtccggtagcaggtTAAAACTTAAACTCCGTGTTATTCAATACAAAAAAACTagttttttgaaatattttcggTTAAACGAACCCCTGCATGAAATTTAGCTTTTCACAAATTAAAaccataaccttatccttgttttacctgagcatgttattctgatataacccccctccgtgggtgtggttggacttgctgagtacgttgtactcaccccattcttactttttacagaagaagacccagacttcgtaccaggcgacgccgagtagggttatcgttctacacccaaccttgcctgtggaaccgacCCTGTTCGAGATGCTTTCGCTagcgcagtactctgagcccgagctagatcccatgtgggtcgcggtctggtgttatgtcgtagcttggttacttattattattattattatctgtatcgagtgtcctcctcggaggtttgtacggtaatgaaccatctgatgtaataaatgtgccatcagcctcctgggactgatgtttgtatcacatttaagtcttctcttatgaggggacgcttcaacgGGCCATCGGTCCAGACCAAAAATACCACTTGTTGtttcacccggtactaatatgaGCATCGGTACCGGGTGCAACGGCCAGCTGGTACTTTTGATCTAGACCAGTATCCAGGAGAGcctttagcaccgggtcatagAACAACCCGGTACCAATGATTAAGAATTGGCACCGGTTTGTGTCAGAACCCGGAACTAATGAAAGAGATaccttttagtaccgggtgataGCACACACCGGTACTAAAAGTCGAGTTTCAGTACCGGTGgaaaccaccacccggtaccaatggTGCGCGGCCTCTCCGTTCAGATATTTCTAAGTTTTTGGACGTCCTCTCTCTACTCTACCGTTCTCATTTTTCTTCCTCTCATCTCTCTACCTTATCCTTTCCTTTGGAGCGCTAGGGAGCGCAAGCCGCCGCTGCGAtgagcgccggccgccgctgcggggCGCGCAGGAGCTGCAGCTCCGCTAGCATTTCCAGCGAGCCCGCAGCCACACAGCCTTCAGGGTCGTAGCAGTCTAGCAGAGCAGAGCGCGCCGTGTCCATTGCCGTCGCCGGACGCGGGCCTGCCTGCTCATCCCCTCCTGCGGCTCCTAGCGCTcccgcctcgccaccgccgcccgtgcGGCTCCCTCGCCTCGTCGGCTGCCGTGGGCAGGGGGCGGCTCCGGGTGCGCATGGCGAGGACGGAGTCCACCGGCGTCGCCGTCGGCTTCCACGCGCCGCAGTTCGAGGTATGTCCGTCTCGGTCATGTTCTTGAGAAGGTCTTGGCTGTGAGATTTGAGCCTGACGCTGGTGTGCTTGGCTGCTCCCCTGTCGTTGTGGTGGGCGTGCAGCTCCCGGAGCCGCTGACCGGGAATCTCTGGATGTTGGATGATTTCGAGGGCAACCCGGCGCTGCTGGTCAGGcacagcagctcgccgccggagtTCTTCTCCAGCCCCGTCGTGGATAATGGTAAGTGCGTGCCATTTGCTATACTGCTGTTTCTGGGGTGGGGGATTTCTGGTGGAGCTTTGGTTGTCTGTTCGATTCGTGTGGTCCCGGTTCTGATTGGGTTCTCTGGTGCTGTGTGCCCGTGGTCGGGGCGCAGCAAGATGCTGCTGAAGCTGACGATCCTGCGGATCAAGCTGCTGTGGAACCGGCGGGAGCTGCAGCTCCGCCAGATGCGGAGGGACATCGCCAAGCTCCTCGAGGCGGGGCGGGAGGCCACTGCCGGCCACCGCTGCGGGAGACGGATTTGGGtgattttttccttcttttttgaaACTTTTCTGAAATAGGGATGGTATGGATTGTATCGATCTTGTAAATGATTTGTGGGATCTATAAATTTTGTATCGATCGATTCAGTATTTGTGTTTGATTCTTCAAATGATTTGTGGGATCTGTAAATTTTGTATCGATGGATTCAGTATTTTGTGGTTGATTCAGAACTATCTGTGAGGGGTGCGAGTGTAACGGGAGAAGATGCGAGCGTAACGGGGAGCGTAACGGGAGGGGTGCGAGCGATGCGAGCGGAACGAGCGTGGGGgctattggtaccggttggttgCTAACCAACCGGTAGCAAAGGGTACTGATTGTCCTTTCTCTAGTGGtggtggcagcctctttggtaccggttggtctttccaaccggtaccaatggaagcctaaggcaccggttgaaaaacccggtgtcttaagggcAGGCCATTGGTCGCAGTTGCGGGacaccggttggaaaaccggttcCTTTGGCTCTTCTCAGCCGGTGCTgaaggcctgttttctagtagtgtacggAAGTAGCGTTTGAGCAGTTTCAGAAACACAGGATGGTTTGTTCTTCTGGAACATGAGAAATCTTAATTCTTCTGCAACATGAAAAAtcttaggccccgtttagttctaaaatttttttctacagtatccatcacatcaaatcttcgaacacatacatggagcattaaatgtagttgaaaaataactaattatacagtttaccTGTAAATGACGACACGTACCTTTTAAGCTtcattaatctatgattagacattaattgtcaaataacaacgaaattgctacagtaccaaaacccaaaaaatttcatgaactaaacacagcctcaatTCTTCTCGATAGTACTTAGGACCACCATGTCCGTCGGTTTAGCGGGCTATCACACATCTACACAACATGATGCATCGAGGAGGTTGGCGATAACTTGGAGATGAGATGATCCGACTGATTAGCGCTTAATAATTTGAATGAGAAGTTAGTAAACCAGAACGCCATGACGATTCTCGCCGCCATCGTTGAAACCTCGTCTTATATAGCCTCATGTCATGTGCATGCTGACGAAGGTCGGTGATTGTTTCGACGGTGCAGAGCTTGCGCACGTTCGGTGGTTTTGGGCAGCAGCAGTTTCCGAACTAACCACGTTTTGGACACCATTGGTATTAGTGTCACTGGACAGGCCATATGTTCTGAACTTCGAAGATTCTTTGCCCTAGCTAATCATGGtgcacaagtttttttttttgagggcgtGCACAAGGTTGTTGTTAGGAATCACATCGATCGtactaaaaaaaaaagaaggattaGGTTCTGGAAGCTCGCCAATGTGCTGAGAGATTCTTCCTCACCAACTATTCCAATTGACATTTTGTTCTCTCTTGGACGATTCGTGAGATTGAGACGCCTATATATTTCTCTGTTCGGTTCCGGCTTCTCTGAACTGAAGACGTGTTGTTGAGGGACATCGTCGATCAGCTGCGGTGCGCCATGACAACAAAGGTGAGTTAAGTTGTGGCTTAACTTGCCATgttaaagattttttttcttgaaacaaattGATATTGCATTGTAGTGCAACATTTCTTAGGCTTTTGGTTTCTTCATTCTGCCTTGTTTAACTACCAGCAGGATTCTATCTTGATCATTGAAGTGGACCTCCAATGCGAGAAATGTTACAAGAAGATTCAGAAAGTCCTCTGCAAACTCCAACGTACGTAATTGGAGGACATCTCGGTCCTGCAACCAGGTTTTATCTCACGAAACCGCGCGCGCTATGTGAAGTGAAGCCACCTCATTTTGTCCTTTCGACCTGCTTGCAGCGAAGGAGAACATCAGGAAGATTGATTTCGACAACACGAAGAACAGGGTCACCATCTCGGGCCCCTTCGACGCAGAAAAACTGTCCATGAAGCTGAGGTGCAAGGCCTGCGGGGTGATCAAGGACATCAAGCCTCCAGAGGAGAAGAAGCCCGAGGCAAAGAAGCCGGAGGAGAAGAAACCGGAAGAGAAGAAACCTGCTGCCGAGGAAAAGAAGAAGCCGGAGGAGAAGAAaccagaagaaaagaagaagccgGAAGAGAAGAAACCTGCCGAGGAAAAGAAGAAGGGTGATGACGAGAAGGCGAAATCGCCATCGACGGCGGTGAACCTGCAGTTGACGAACATATGCGGCATGTGCTACCCGTGGCCGTGCAGGGAGCCAGCGCACTGGGGGGGCATCCACCACCCGCAGCACGTGATGCCTCAGTGGCCGCCGTGGGGAGGGATGGCGCCGGTTCAGCCCCCTCAGAAATGGGCGCCGATGTGCTGCCCGGGGCCGTCGCTGTGCAGAGGGTGCAACGGGTGCAAGATCGTGC
This portion of the Panicum virgatum strain AP13 chromosome 2N, P.virgatum_v5, whole genome shotgun sequence genome encodes:
- the LOC120659049 gene encoding protein PYRICULARIA ORYZAE RESISTANCE 21-like, whose amino-acid sequence is MTTKDSILIIEVDLQCEKCYKKIQKVLCKLQPKENIRKIDFDNTKNRVTISGPFDAEKLSMKLRCKACGVIKDIKPPEEKKPEAKKPEEKKPEEKKPAAEEKKKPEEKKPEEKKKPEEKKPAEEKKKGDDEKAKSPSTAVNLQLTNICGMCYPWPCREPAHWGGIHHPQHVMPQWPPWGGMAPVQPPQKWAPMCCPGPSLCRGCNGCKIVQETKLSYEEYPSSLCAIM
- the LOC120659048 gene encoding uncharacterized protein LOC120659048, encoding MARTESTGVAVGFHAPQFELPEPLTGNLWMLDDFEGNPALLVRHSSSPPEFFSSPVVDNGKCVPFAILLFLGWGISGGALVVCSIRVVPVLIGFSGAVCPWSGRSKMLLKLTILRIKLLWNRRELQLRQMRRDIAKLLEAGREATAGHRCGRRIWVIFSFFFETFLK